A genomic window from Sulfurimonas paralvinellae includes:
- a CDS encoding tyrosine-type recombinase/integrase has product MSNELEAFIEYITVTKALSQKSVAAYKSDLLFFEEKLQKPLIELDTKLLFTALEAYDNKRTLNRKLSSINAFFDFCYKSQFLEEKNKIRLSKIPKLLPKFLSYEDIQNGLALIDRSTWIGLRDYALILFLYASGARISEALELGRSDIEGEWLHIRHAKGDKERIVPLAAVAEKAIEAYLQASGFETEHLWCNYRGGKLSRISAYKITQKYLGVSPHVLRHSYATSLIRGGADLRVVQELLGHASLLTTQIYTHIQKQDLKDTVNVYHPITKEQL; this is encoded by the coding sequence ATGTCTAACGAACTTGAGGCTTTTATAGAGTATATTACTGTTACAAAAGCCCTTTCACAAAAGAGTGTCGCTGCATATAAAAGTGATCTGCTCTTTTTTGAAGAAAAACTACAAAAACCCTTGATAGAGCTCGACACAAAGCTGCTCTTCACCGCTTTGGAAGCCTACGACAACAAACGAACACTCAACCGCAAACTCTCTTCCATAAACGCCTTCTTTGATTTTTGCTATAAGTCGCAGTTTCTCGAAGAAAAAAACAAGATAAGACTCTCCAAAATTCCTAAATTGCTGCCAAAGTTTCTCTCTTATGAAGATATTCAAAATGGGCTTGCCCTCATTGACAGAAGCACATGGATAGGACTGCGTGACTATGCACTGATACTCTTTTTATATGCAAGCGGAGCACGTATCAGCGAAGCATTGGAACTTGGCCGCAGTGATATCGAGGGAGAGTGGCTGCATATTCGTCATGCCAAGGGGGATAAAGAACGTATCGTTCCTTTGGCAGCGGTGGCTGAAAAAGCCATCGAAGCGTATTTGCAGGCAAGTGGTTTTGAAACGGAACATCTATGGTGTAATTACCGAGGCGGTAAACTCAGCCGTATATCGGCATATAAGATCACACAAAAATATCTTGGTGTTTCACCTCACGTACTGCGTCACTCCTATGCGACCTCACTTATCCGAGGTGGAGCGGATCTTCGGGTAGTGCAGGAACTTTTGGGACATGCTTCACTTCTCACGACACAGATATATACACATATTCAAAAGCAGGATCTCAAAGATACGGTCAATGTCTATCATCCCATAACAAAGGAGCAGTTATGA
- a CDS encoding tetratricopeptide repeat protein: protein MSLKENIEMVKDELNSEEKFFEKAVITERFVKKYKKPLIGAVVAIVVIVVANLGYQASEQNRIESANETLAQLQKNPADKLALAQLETLSPALHDVWVYSQAVSQKNTDELEKLKNSKALIVNDVSSYEAAELKEDVASLENYSEQQKAIYKDLATVMSAVLLMQEGKIDEAHDKLEMIGANSPLAQVASALMHYGVK from the coding sequence TTGAGTTTAAAAGAAAATATCGAGATGGTCAAAGATGAGTTGAATTCGGAAGAGAAGTTTTTTGAAAAAGCGGTCATTACCGAAAGATTTGTCAAAAAATATAAAAAACCGCTTATCGGTGCTGTTGTAGCCATCGTCGTGATCGTTGTTGCAAACTTAGGATATCAGGCAAGTGAACAAAACAGAATAGAATCAGCAAACGAGACACTGGCACAACTACAGAAAAACCCTGCTGACAAGCTTGCTCTTGCACAGTTGGAAACTCTTTCTCCTGCACTGCATGATGTCTGGGTCTATTCGCAGGCAGTATCGCAAAAGAATACAGATGAACTTGAAAAACTCAAGAACTCCAAAGCACTGATTGTGAATGATGTTTCCTCTTATGAGGCGGCTGAACTCAAAGAAGATGTTGCTTCTTTAGAGAACTATTCAGAACAGCAAAAAGCTATTTACAAAGATTTAGCGACAGTTATGAGTGCAGTATTGTTAATGCAAGAGGGTAAGATAGACGAGGCGCATGATAAATTGGAAATGATCGGTGCGAACTCTCCTTTGGCTCAGGTCGCAAGTGCCTTGATGCATTACGGAGTGAAATAG
- a CDS encoding SAM-dependent methyltransferase, translated as MKQRFSEYMTEWLYGEDGYYATYKNIGKEGDFYTAVSTSKFFGGTIAKHIISLVDEGFLEPHATICEIGAHHGYFLADVCEFLYTLRPELLSSFNFVIIERFDDLQKHQRDYFAESFGDVVTLTYYKSLREMHVENAFFIANEIFDAFPCELYYKGKTASVTNHNVEFDIDDLWVEQKAKKYHKDRGEIALGYEAFAKEMAGAAEKFEFMSFDYGEMQARPDFSLRVYTKHKVLPFFLPKDNEDYIAREELFKKSDITYDVTFEHVKDAYEEAGVKFVEFKAQMTALVNMGLLELLEILQKNADERIYKQELEKAKMLIMPNFLGERFKMIRFRKD; from the coding sequence ATGAAACAAAGATTTAGTGAATATATGACAGAGTGGCTCTATGGTGAAGACGGATACTACGCCACTTATAAAAATATAGGAAAAGAGGGTGATTTCTATACAGCAGTTTCCACAAGTAAGTTCTTTGGCGGGACTATTGCCAAGCATATCATCTCACTGGTCGATGAAGGTTTTTTAGAGCCTCACGCAACTATCTGTGAGATAGGAGCGCATCATGGCTATTTTTTGGCAGATGTATGTGAATTTCTCTATACGCTGCGACCTGAACTGCTCTCTAGTTTTAACTTTGTCATTATTGAGCGTTTTGACGATCTGCAAAAACATCAGCGTGACTATTTTGCTGAGAGTTTTGGTGATGTGGTTACGCTCACGTACTATAAATCACTGCGTGAGATGCATGTAGAGAATGCTTTTTTCATAGCCAATGAAATCTTTGATGCCTTTCCCTGTGAGCTTTATTATAAAGGCAAAACAGCCAGTGTTACAAATCACAATGTAGAGTTTGACATAGATGATCTCTGGGTGGAACAAAAAGCGAAAAAGTATCATAAGGATAGAGGTGAGATAGCACTTGGCTATGAAGCCTTTGCCAAAGAGATGGCAGGAGCTGCTGAGAAATTTGAGTTCATGAGCTTTGATTATGGAGAGATGCAGGCGAGACCTGACTTTTCACTCAGAGTCTATACAAAGCATAAGGTACTGCCGTTTTTTCTTCCTAAAGATAATGAGGATTATATTGCGCGTGAGGAGTTGTTTAAAAAATCAGATATTACCTATGATGTTACTTTTGAGCATGTTAAAGATGCCTATGAAGAAGCAGGAGTGAAGTTTGTCGAGTTCAAAGCACAGATGACAGCATTAGTTAATATGGGACTTTTGGAGCTTCTTGAGATACTGCAGAAAAATGCAGATGAAAGAATCTATAAGCAGGAACTTGAAAAAGCGAAGATGCTCATTATGCCAAATTTCCTTGGTGAGCGTTTTAAAATGATACGTTTTAGAAAGGACTAA
- a CDS encoding acetylornithine transaminase: MNIKAIDKKYVLPTYARADVEFIKGENATLFDVDGKKYIDFTSGIGVVSVGHGNKRVADALCKQVSAITHISNLYYIEPQALAAQKVVEASGYDMQCFFGNSGAEANEGAIKIARKHGERDGEIKRYKIITLNHSFHGRTITTVKATGQESMHNYFGPFPDGFVYADGIEEIESLLDDHTAGVMIELIQGEGGVEPQDKEKVQKLAKLLKEKEIPLIIDEVQTGCYRVGEFTASQAYGIEPEIITLAKGVGGGVPVGIVMTTLKNVLSAGDHGSTFGGNYLSSRAVCEVVDILNERKASGDLEITSLLFNNALESFYKKYEDIFIQKVGFGMMCGLRVKDADTLTNIINAARQNGVMVLKAGRNTLRFLPPLTITKEEIDEGFEALSRAVSSL, encoded by the coding sequence GTGAATATCAAAGCAATAGATAAAAAATATGTTCTTCCTACGTATGCACGTGCAGATGTAGAGTTTATTAAAGGAGAGAATGCAACACTTTTTGATGTTGACGGTAAAAAATACATCGATTTTACATCGGGCATCGGTGTTGTATCTGTCGGTCATGGTAACAAACGTGTTGCTGACGCACTTTGTAAGCAGGTCTCTGCGATCACACATATCTCAAATCTTTACTACATTGAACCACAGGCACTTGCTGCGCAAAAAGTGGTTGAAGCAAGCGGTTATGATATGCAGTGCTTTTTTGGAAACTCAGGAGCCGAAGCGAATGAGGGTGCCATTAAAATTGCCAGAAAACACGGAGAACGTGACGGTGAGATAAAACGTTATAAAATAATTACACTCAATCACTCTTTTCATGGACGAACGATCACAACTGTCAAAGCTACAGGACAGGAGTCAATGCACAATTATTTCGGACCATTTCCTGATGGTTTTGTCTATGCGGACGGGATTGAGGAGATAGAATCACTTTTGGATGATCATACTGCAGGTGTCATGATAGAACTTATTCAGGGTGAGGGCGGTGTCGAACCACAGGACAAAGAAAAAGTGCAAAAACTTGCCAAGCTTTTAAAAGAAAAAGAGATTCCGCTTATTATCGATGAAGTGCAAACAGGATGCTATCGTGTCGGTGAATTCACGGCGTCACAGGCGTATGGAATCGAACCTGAGATAATCACTCTTGCCAAAGGTGTCGGGGGAGGTGTTCCTGTCGGGATTGTAATGACAACGCTTAAAAATGTTCTCTCTGCAGGAGATCATGGCTCTACTTTTGGAGGGAACTACCTCTCAAGTCGTGCAGTATGCGAAGTTGTTGACATTCTTAATGAACGAAAAGCAAGTGGCGACCTTGAGATAACATCCCTGCTGTTTAATAATGCTCTTGAATCGTTTTATAAAAAATATGAAGATATTTTCATTCAAAAGGTCGGGTTTGGCATGATGTGCGGACTACGTGTCAAAGATGCTGATACATTGACAAATATCATCAATGCAGCACGCCAAAATGGTGTTATGGTCTTAAAAGCAGGAAGAAACACATTGCGATTCTTACCGCCGCTTACAATTACAAAAGAGGAAATCGATGAAGGCTTTGAGGCTCTCTCACGCGCTGTTTCTTCTTTGTAA
- a CDS encoding molybdopterin-containing oxidoreductase family protein encodes MSKITACPLDCYDACGIVYDEGKLKAFKDGHTNGFLCPHLNHYESHARIEKPRYKGQEISIDEALEKLADIFSSTLKSEILHYRGSGNFALMQGVTDHVMAQIGTYLTNGSLCDGAGEAGIIEGRGSNKNMPLREIAKSEVVVFWGRNPHVTSSHILPLLKDKTIIVIDPVKTKIAQQADLFIQIKPHTDIFLAMLLYRFLHIEDAGDDEFLKEFASEYEDYYELTQTIRIKAILEDIGMTLGQIGDFLHHVIGKKTAIVCGVGIQKYRDGADVMRAIDALAVGFGLFGKEGCGVAYLGNSQEAITSPFETKKAKRVSKVNAPFDEFKTVFIQGSNPLSQMPESSRVRQSIEKTENVIYFGLYENETSEIADLVIPAKTFLEKDDVRTSYSHNGMMIMHKQKENDIGISEYDLAAFLAEKFNVSMKSEMEYLEHFKNHGIVKIDGSFEVENRETIPYQDGFDTDDGEFVFLEEFEVPQKVDEGEFYLITTKSPTSLNSQFHRDSHLYLNSKLGFTEGSRVKLLSNTGEAEFVVKINNNLREDCVLVHSGAKGVNMLTSSQHSYEGKNAIFQENFVRIVKID; translated from the coding sequence ATGAGTAAAATTACAGCTTGTCCGCTTGATTGTTATGATGCCTGCGGTATCGTATATGATGAAGGTAAATTAAAAGCATTTAAAGACGGGCATACAAATGGATTTTTATGTCCTCACTTGAATCATTATGAATCTCACGCAAGAATAGAAAAACCACGCTATAAAGGTCAAGAGATAAGCATTGATGAAGCTTTAGAGAAGCTTGCGGATATTTTTTCTTCGACACTTAAAAGTGAGATACTGCATTACCGGGGCAGTGGTAATTTTGCATTGATGCAGGGTGTTACCGACCATGTTATGGCGCAAATCGGAACGTATCTTACAAATGGCTCATTATGTGACGGTGCAGGTGAAGCCGGTATCATAGAAGGCAGAGGCAGTAATAAAAATATGCCTTTACGCGAGATAGCAAAATCAGAAGTAGTCGTTTTTTGGGGTAGAAATCCGCATGTGACCTCTTCACATATTTTACCGCTTTTAAAAGATAAGACTATTATCGTAATCGATCCGGTAAAAACAAAAATAGCCCAGCAGGCAGATCTGTTCATTCAGATAAAACCGCATACGGATATCTTTTTAGCAATGCTGCTGTATCGTTTTTTGCATATTGAAGATGCCGGTGATGATGAATTTTTAAAAGAGTTTGCAAGTGAATATGAAGATTACTATGAGCTCACGCAGACGATCCGTATAAAGGCAATTCTTGAAGATATCGGAATGACGCTTGGACAGATAGGAGACTTTCTGCATCATGTCATCGGCAAAAAGACAGCTATTGTCTGTGGTGTTGGGATACAAAAGTATCGCGACGGTGCTGATGTGATGCGTGCGATCGATGCTTTGGCTGTAGGATTTGGTCTGTTTGGCAAAGAGGGGTGCGGCGTTGCCTATCTCGGTAATTCACAAGAAGCGATAACATCACCTTTTGAAACAAAAAAAGCAAAAAGAGTCTCTAAGGTAAATGCTCCGTTCGATGAATTTAAGACTGTCTTTATTCAGGGGTCAAATCCTCTGTCTCAGATGCCAGAGAGTTCACGGGTTCGTCAAAGTATAGAAAAGACAGAGAATGTTATCTATTTTGGATTGTATGAAAATGAGACCAGTGAAATCGCCGACCTTGTCATTCCGGCAAAGACATTCTTGGAAAAGGATGATGTAAGAACTTCATACTCCCATAACGGCATGATGATAATGCATAAACAAAAAGAGAATGATATAGGCATCAGCGAATATGATCTGGCTGCTTTTTTGGCAGAAAAATTTAATGTTTCAATGAAAAGTGAAATGGAATATCTGGAACATTTTAAAAATCATGGCATTGTGAAGATTGATGGAAGTTTTGAAGTAGAAAACCGTGAGACTATTCCCTATCAAGATGGTTTTGATACAGATGATGGGGAGTTCGTTTTCTTAGAAGAGTTTGAAGTACCGCAGAAAGTTGATGAGGGTGAATTCTATCTTATAACAACAAAATCACCGACCTCACTCAACTCGCAGTTTCACAGGGATTCACATCTCTATCTCAACAGCAAGCTCGGATTTACTGAAGGCAGTCGTGTGAAACTGCTTTCAAACACAGGAGAAGCAGAGTTTGTCGTTAAGATAAATAATAATCTGCGTGAGGATTGTGTGCTTGTGCATTCTGGAGCAAAAGGTGTAAATATGTTGACAAGTTCACAGCACTCGTATGAGGGAAAGAATGCAATCTTTCAGGAAAATTTTGTACGTATAGTAAAAATTGATTAA
- a CDS encoding arsenate reductase family protein, whose product MIKVYGIKNCDSVKKALSFFKKHNIAYELYDFKTQELPCSKITQWLQKTNIDKLFNARSTTYRNLKLKEMNLSDEEKAEWLCRENLLIKRPVIEFDDKVIVGYNEQEYIEKFNI is encoded by the coding sequence ATGATTAAAGTATACGGTATAAAAAACTGTGACAGTGTTAAAAAAGCACTCTCATTTTTCAAAAAGCACAATATTGCTTATGAGCTTTACGATTTTAAAACGCAAGAACTTCCATGTTCCAAGATAACACAATGGCTGCAAAAAACGAATATTGACAAACTTTTCAATGCAAGAAGCACAACCTATCGAAACCTAAAACTTAAAGAGATGAATCTCAGTGATGAAGAAAAAGCCGAGTGGCTCTGCCGTGAAAACCTTCTCATAAAAAGACCCGTCATAGAGTTTGACGATAAAGTCATTGTAGGTTATAATGAGCAGGAATATATTGAAAAATTTAATATTTAG
- the gatC gene encoding Asp-tRNA(Asn)/Glu-tRNA(Gln) amidotransferase subunit GatC, producing the protein MQVDDALLSRLEKLSYLKVSDDKRQEIIEQLSQIVGFVDNLSELNTDNVDAAFAMNDAATPLREDIVQGNPAIHEEILKHAPKSADDFFIVPKIIE; encoded by the coding sequence ATGCAAGTAGATGATGCCCTATTAAGTAGACTCGAAAAATTATCTTATCTCAAAGTGAGCGATGACAAACGCCAAGAGATTATTGAACAACTTTCTCAAATCGTCGGTTTTGTCGACAACTTAAGTGAACTAAACACTGACAATGTCGATGCCGCCTTTGCCATGAATGATGCTGCTACACCACTTAGAGAAGATATTGTACAGGGTAATCCTGCCATTCATGAAGAGATTCTCAAACATGCACCAAAGAGCGCAGATGATTTCTTCATTGTTCCTAAGATTATCGAATAA
- a CDS encoding chemotaxis protein, with the protein MSVLDNVDAATNLAKNNELQLLVFRVSEKKDSAYYAINVFKTREVVEAKNHYLTQIPSPHPLLEGTIILRGLQIPILNLPAWLGVTLTKEEIERSNILVCDFNGVIIGLRIMSAYRVIKKNWNEMHAPDSYRLKEDGVVMNDTRLEDGSLCLILDYEKLLADVLPQALVDIDRDTELLKEIEIPDKLKYGTVLVAEDSKTAQRHLVQLFAKANIDMKLFDNGKKLIDYINELDETQIDKIPAIITDIEMPEMSGFTVVKLLKSNNKTRNIPIIVNSSMTGDNNKREAQTLGADGFIDKTKSHNVIPLIASVMQK; encoded by the coding sequence ATGTCTGTACTTGATAATGTTGATGCTGCTACAAACCTAGCAAAAAATAATGAGTTGCAACTTTTAGTTTTTCGTGTCAGCGAAAAAAAGGACTCTGCATACTATGCTATCAATGTATTCAAAACACGAGAGGTTGTTGAAGCAAAAAATCATTATCTGACACAGATACCTTCACCCCATCCGCTGCTTGAAGGAACCATCATTCTTCGAGGCCTGCAGATTCCTATATTGAATCTTCCGGCATGGCTCGGCGTAACACTCACAAAAGAGGAAATCGAACGCTCAAATATTCTCGTTTGTGATTTTAACGGTGTCATCATCGGTCTTCGCATCATGTCAGCATATAGAGTTATCAAAAAGAACTGGAATGAGATGCATGCGCCTGATAGCTACAGACTCAAAGAAGACGGTGTCGTGATGAATGATACACGTCTTGAAGACGGTTCACTTTGTCTGATTCTGGACTATGAAAAACTCCTGGCAGATGTTCTGCCACAGGCTCTTGTCGACATAGACAGAGACACGGAACTATTAAAAGAGATCGAAATTCCAGATAAACTCAAATACGGAACAGTTCTTGTTGCAGAAGATTCAAAAACAGCACAGAGACACCTTGTCCAGCTCTTTGCCAAAGCAAATATTGATATGAAACTTTTTGATAACGGAAAAAAACTCATTGATTATATCAATGAACTTGATGAAACACAAATTGACAAAATTCCTGCAATTATTACAGATATCGAGATGCCGGAAATGTCAGGATTCACCGTAGTGAAACTCCTCAAATCAAACAACAAGACAAGAAATATACCAATAATCGTCAACTCTTCCATGACAGGTGATAATAATAAACGTGAAGCACAAACACTTGGTGCAGACGGCTTCATCGACAAAACAAAAAGTCATAATGTCATCCCGCTCATTGCATCAGTAATGCAAAAATAA
- a CDS encoding type IV pilus twitching motility protein PilT: MSEEVAAPSENAGKKVDIKKLLKSVLAFKSSDLHLVVGSEPQIRIDKELRPLNLPVLSANDVEEMAYSLIEDKQKKEFEEHNELDFSFELKNIGRFRANYYRTIHGIGCAFRMIPIEIPTLDEYGNPPIFKELVKREKGLILVTGPTGSGKSTTLASMLHEINMTERRHIITIEDPVEFVHKNNKSLFSQRDVGSNTESFAAALKYSLRQDPDIILIGEMRDAETIGAALTAAETGHLVFGTLHTNSAPGTINRIIDVFAGEEQAQIRAQLASSLVAVISQTLIPRIGSGKVATQEILITNPAIQNQIREDKVHQIYSQMQLNQQETFMTTQTQQLIELLQKNVISKENAIKNSNRPEELLKMIEGL, translated from the coding sequence ATGAGTGAAGAAGTCGCAGCACCATCTGAAAATGCAGGTAAGAAAGTAGACATTAAAAAACTACTCAAAAGTGTTTTGGCATTCAAATCTTCGGACTTACACCTTGTTGTCGGAAGTGAACCGCAGATCAGAATAGATAAAGAACTACGTCCTCTCAATCTTCCCGTTTTAAGTGCAAATGATGTCGAAGAGATGGCATACTCTCTCATCGAAGACAAGCAGAAGAAAGAGTTCGAAGAGCACAATGAACTCGACTTCTCATTCGAGCTGAAAAACATCGGGCGTTTTCGTGCCAACTACTACCGCACCATTCATGGTATCGGTTGCGCCTTTCGTATGATTCCTATTGAGATTCCTACGCTTGATGAGTATGGAAATCCTCCGATCTTTAAAGAACTCGTTAAAAGAGAAAAAGGTCTCATTCTCGTTACCGGTCCTACCGGCTCAGGTAAATCAACAACGCTTGCTTCAATGCTCCATGAGATAAACATGACAGAACGCCGTCACATCATCACTATTGAAGATCCGGTCGAGTTCGTTCACAAAAACAACAAATCACTCTTCTCACAGCGTGATGTCGGAAGTAATACAGAATCTTTTGCTGCCGCACTGAAATACTCACTCCGTCAGGATCCTGACATTATCCTCATCGGGGAGATGCGTGATGCCGAAACTATCGGTGCAGCCTTAACAGCCGCAGAAACAGGTCACCTTGTATTTGGAACACTCCATACAAACTCTGCTCCGGGTACCATTAACCGTATCATCGATGTTTTCGCCGGTGAAGAACAGGCTCAGATACGTGCGCAACTTGCATCTTCTTTGGTTGCTGTTATTTCTCAAACACTTATTCCCCGCATAGGAAGCGGAAAAGTTGCAACACAGGAGATTCTCATCACAAATCCTGCGATTCAGAATCAGATTCGTGAAGATAAAGTACACCAGATATACTCACAAATGCAGCTTAACCAACAAGAGACATTTATGACGACACAAACGCAACAGCTCATAGAACTGCTTCAAAAAAATGTCATCTCCAAAGAGAATGCCATCAAAAACTCAAACCGTCCGGAAGAGCTGCTTAAAATGATAGAAGGGCTTTAG
- a CDS encoding TolC family protein, which translates to MKALRLSHALFLLCNVTLFANENNASLNSYLSTYKNEAFSYDYEKNEAESSKLRDSWIAPININYSLSRSKPYEQEQQNENAAIKMDQPIFQSGGIYYGIKFANASKRYSDYSIDVAKRKMIKDTVALLMQIKQMALKEKKQLLQIENSDINLKQKQEEYLSGQLDSGFLDNAIIQKNIVTQALYDIQTAKEKLITQFHALSDLDYKTAHIPHLEFISQEDFIKHNIVLKKTDAEVAKNRYAKNVRIAKYLPRVNLTAGYNWSKSSGQQFYAGGQLFDSSNELNYYDYGLRASMPLDINTFRDIESAKVDYLKSQVVKKDKERELHALFEQVMHNIKNVDKKIALSRENIKLYTKLLRDTKELYAAGYKTEYDVNTLKNSLAIQNFDTKIYEIDKQLELLTLYEMYVNNGE; encoded by the coding sequence ATGAAGGCTTTGAGGCTCTCTCACGCGCTGTTTCTTCTTTGTAATGTTACGCTTTTTGCAAATGAGAACAATGCAAGTTTAAATAGCTATCTTTCAACATACAAAAATGAAGCTTTTTCATATGATTATGAAAAGAATGAAGCAGAAAGCTCGAAACTGCGAGACTCATGGATAGCGCCGATAAATATTAACTACTCACTGTCGCGTTCCAAGCCTTATGAGCAAGAGCAACAGAATGAAAATGCTGCCATCAAGATGGATCAGCCGATCTTTCAAAGCGGCGGTATCTACTATGGTATTAAATTTGCCAATGCAAGTAAGCGTTACTCTGACTATAGTATAGATGTTGCCAAACGCAAGATGATCAAAGATACCGTAGCTCTCTTGATGCAGATAAAGCAGATGGCACTTAAAGAAAAGAAACAGCTTCTGCAGATAGAAAATTCAGATATCAATCTCAAACAAAAGCAAGAAGAGTATCTCAGCGGACAACTTGACTCGGGATTTTTAGACAATGCCATCATCCAAAAGAATATTGTCACGCAGGCACTTTATGATATTCAAACAGCCAAAGAGAAACTTATTACCCAGTTTCATGCGCTTAGTGATCTTGATTATAAAACTGCGCATATTCCGCATTTGGAATTTATTTCACAGGAAGATTTCATCAAACACAATATTGTGTTGAAAAAGACGGATGCCGAGGTGGCAAAGAATAGATATGCAAAAAATGTACGTATTGCCAAGTATCTGCCTCGTGTCAATTTGACGGCAGGGTATAACTGGAGCAAGAGCAGTGGACAACAGTTCTATGCCGGTGGACAGCTCTTTGACAGTTCTAATGAGCTTAACTATTATGATTATGGTCTTCGGGCTTCGATGCCGCTTGATATCAATACCTTTCGTGATATAGAATCTGCAAAGGTCGATTATCTTAAGTCGCAGGTTGTCAAAAAAGATAAAGAGAGAGAACTTCACGCTCTTTTTGAACAGGTCATGCACAACATAAAAAATGTGGACAAAAAGATAGCCCTTTCCCGTGAAAATATTAAACTCTATACAAAACTGCTTCGTGATACAAAAGAGCTTTATGCAGCAGGGTATAAAACAGAGTATGATGTCAATACCTTGAAAAACTCATTAGCAATTCAAAATTTTGATACAAAGATATATGAGATCGATAAACAGTTGGAACTATTGACACTCTATGAAATGTATGTAAATAACGGGGAGTAG
- a CDS encoding HlyD family efflux transporter periplasmic adaptor subunit yields MRILFYLILSTLLVAEVHYSKVEPYKFKNISSNVTGEILFVDENLIGKRLSSKPFIIIDAEIDNAELVDIKKKMQHLQETLLINEKILKNLEAVLEKKRLNYKKTEALKIKSRIDKDREFYDLVASENSYNATQKEIYSLKNSLADLQLRRIQLEKSIRDKKVTQKGFVLYSVAVKEGQVVNMATPLAQVADISKGLLSIYVDADELQNIQNKVVYINGKKTSYRVSRVLDIADSVNISKYKVQIVIDPPKVFSKLVKVDLREE; encoded by the coding sequence GTGAGAATCTTATTTTATCTTATTTTATCGACTCTCTTAGTGGCTGAAGTACACTACTCAAAAGTAGAACCATATAAATTTAAAAATATATCTTCAAACGTGACAGGAGAAATTCTTTTTGTCGATGAGAATCTTATCGGGAAAAGACTTTCATCAAAACCTTTCATTATTATTGATGCAGAAATTGATAATGCAGAACTTGTTGATATAAAGAAAAAGATGCAGCATCTTCAAGAAACGTTGCTCATTAATGAAAAAATCTTAAAAAATTTGGAGGCTGTTTTAGAAAAAAAACGCCTAAACTACAAAAAGACAGAGGCATTGAAGATTAAATCACGTATAGACAAAGATAGAGAGTTTTATGATCTCGTAGCGAGTGAAAATAGTTACAATGCAACACAAAAAGAGATATATTCGTTAAAGAATTCTCTTGCTGATTTGCAATTGCGCCGCATACAGTTGGAAAAAAGCATCCGTGATAAAAAAGTAACCCAAAAAGGTTTTGTTCTTTACTCTGTAGCTGTAAAGGAGGGACAGGTTGTGAATATGGCAACACCTCTGGCGCAGGTTGCTGACATTTCAAAGGGATTGTTGAGTATCTATGTAGATGCAGATGAACTTCAAAACATTCAAAACAAAGTGGTTTATATTAACGGCAAAAAAACATCGTACCGTGTTTCAAGGGTTTTGGATATTGCTGATAGTGTCAATATTTCAAAGTATAAAGTCCAGATAGTTATCGATCCGCCAAAAGTTTTTTCAAAATTAGTAAAAGTTGACTTGAGAGAGGAGTAG
- a CDS encoding HD domain-containing protein gives MSEVKNKIFSKPFLDSLFFTQNKWHQHGVLVHTLRVVYYTLKHGDYKMLAAALLHDIGKPFSAFKKDEEDREYNEWSFTDHEERSYQIIKNWPFLSDYTKNLVRYHYLIRDMKKSKKEDMPRYARKKEIWDSLDDDFKADLERFLKYDDMGKGKKRRD, from the coding sequence ATGAGCGAAGTAAAGAACAAGATATTTTCCAAGCCGTTTTTGGATTCACTCTTTTTTACGCAGAACAAATGGCATCAGCACGGTGTCCTTGTGCATACTTTGCGTGTTGTCTATTATACGCTCAAACATGGTGATTACAAGATGCTTGCCGCTGCGCTTTTGCATGACATCGGCAAGCCGTTTTCTGCGTTTAAAAAAGATGAAGAGGATCGGGAGTATAACGAATGGAGTTTTACGGATCATGAAGAGAGAAGCTATCAGATCATAAAGAACTGGCCGTTTTTAAGTGACTATACAAAGAATCTCGTCCGCTATCACTATCTTATCCGTGATATGAAAAAATCGAAAAAAGAGGATATGCCTCGATATGCCAGAAAAAAAGAGATATGGGATAGCCTTGATGATGATTTTAAAGCGGATCTTGAACGCTTTTTAAAGTATGATGATATGGGGAAAGGAAAAAAACGCCGTGATTAA